The following are from one region of the Cetobacterium somerae ATCC BAA-474 genome:
- a CDS encoding SDR family NAD(P)-dependent oxidoreductase — translation MENDKLKKICIITGGAGGIGYQLSEGFNKKGYKVVVLDIKKQKELSKDIDFIKVDLRLENEIKYAFSQVIEKYGTAHILINNGAISNFNKSIEDISINEFDDVINVNLRGSFICCKEFIKANKKQNYGRIINIASTRWNQNEANWEAYGASKGGLISMTNTLAISLSKTPITVNACLFLANPENDL, via the coding sequence ATGGAAAACGATAAGTTAAAAAAGATTTGTATTATTACTGGAGGAGCTGGTGGCATTGGTTACCAGCTTTCCGAAGGCTTTAATAAAAAAGGATATAAAGTAGTTGTTTTAGATATTAAAAAGCAAAAAGAACTTTCAAAAGATATTGATTTTATAAAAGTTGATTTGAGATTAGAAAATGAAATAAAATATGCCTTTTCTCAAGTTATAGAAAAATATGGAACGGCTCACATACTTATAAATAATGGAGCTATTTCAAATTTTAACAAAAGTATCGAAGATATCTCTATCAATGAATTTGATGATGTTATAAATGTCAATCTTCGTGGAAGTTTTATATGCTGTAAGGAGTTTATAAAAGCAAATAAAAAACAAAACTATGGGCGAATAATAAATATTGCATCTACTCGGTGGAATCAAAATGAAGCTAACTGGGAAGCTTACGGTGCTTCAAAAGGTGGATTAATCTCTATGACTAACACTCTTGCTATCTCACTTTCTAAAACACCTATTACTGTTAATGCTTGTTTATTTTTAGCTAATCCTGAAAATGATTTATGA